Proteins encoded together in one Impatiens glandulifera chromosome 1, dImpGla2.1, whole genome shotgun sequence window:
- the LOC124912036 gene encoding blue copper protein-like: protein MGKTSKKFGNNLQISHHHFNVFLLLSLISWFGSTEAYQNYTVGDSLGWYDKLLKPTVDYQKWVASKNFSLGDFLIFNTDSNHSVIQTYNLTTYLNCDYNNAQDNDTMEWANSDLSSTSPEKVSIEVPLVTIGMNYFFSGTYDGDQCMNGQRFNIYVTYGEGLPPSLIDDTDDDSGGEGEESSPDMSFLLNYPIWLTIGSIPTLGNQRMSHHPYPSGVAMKTTISVKTKLFRAHLTIAGSSVKRRCDPSAFQSFRCVLVDGANARLVDPV from the exons ATGGGAAAAACTAGTAAAAAATTTGGCAACAATCTTCAAATCTCTCATCatcattttaatgtttttttgcTGCTGTCGTTGATTTCATGGTTTGGATCGACCGAAGCATACCAGAATTACACGGTCGGAGACTCTTTGGGTTGGTATGACAAACTCCTCAAGCCTACCGTCGACTACCAGAAATGGGTCGCCAGCAAGAACTTCAGTCTCGGTGATTTTCTAA TATTCAACACCGATAGCAACCATTCAGTCATTCAAACATACAACTTGACCACTTACCTTAATTGCGACTATAATAATGCGCAAGATAATGATACAATGGAATGGGCTAATAGCGATctctcttctacgtcacccgaAAAAGTGTCTATTGAAGTTCCTTTAGTCACAATTGGCATGAACTACTTCTTTTCTGGAACATATGACGGTGATCAATGCATGAATGGTCAacgatttaatatttatgttactTATGGTGAAGGTCTTCCCCCAAGCCTAATTGATGATACTGATGATGATTCTGGTGGTGAGGGTGAAGAATCATCTCCTGATATGTCATTT cttttgaattaTCCGATTTGGTTGACTATCGGTAGTATTCCAACTTTGGGAAATCAAAGGATGAGCCATCATCCTTATCCCTCCGGCGTCGCGATGAAGACGACAATATCGGTCAAAACGAAGTTGTTTCGTGCACATTTAACGATCGCGGGGAGTTCCGTCAAGCGTCGTTGCGATCCGTCCGCATTTCAGTCGTTCCGTTGTGTTCTAGTTGACGGAGCTAACGCTCGGTTAGTTGATCCGGTGTGA
- the LOC124920286 gene encoding uncharacterized protein LOC124920286, producing MEEAEFRRILHLFPVVRSRDYHIESDLGRQSTGLIGRNELREWQDSFYGAGGRGIEIQETGGYGGVFWEKLRLTTEKKVGKVEAEKFCKAFKRIHNQLVYKELSLDAARRFASSSYSPDE from the exons ATGGAAGAAGCTGAATTTCGACGCATTCTGCACTTATTCCCAGTCGTTCGTTCCCGCGATTATCAT ATTGAATCAGATTTGGGAAGGCAATCAACTGGACTCATTGGGAGGAACGAG TTGAGGGAGTGGCAGGATTCCTTCTATGGGGCTGGTGGAAGGGGAATTGAGATCCAAGAAACGGGAGGATATGGTG GTGttttttgggaaaaattaagACTGACTACTGAAAAGAAG GTGGGAAAAGTCGAGGCAGAAAAATTTTGCAAGGCGTTCAAGAGAATTCACAACCAACTG GTGTATAAAGAACTGAGTTTAGATGCTGCCAGGCGATTCGCCAGCTCATCTTACAGTCCCGACGAATAG
- the LOC124912026 gene encoding blue copper protein-like — protein sequence MGQTSQKFGNNLQISHHHFSVFLLLSFISWFGSTEAYQNYTVGDSLGWYDKLLKPTVDYQKWVAGKNFSLGDFLIFNTDNNRSVIQTFNLTTYQYCDYNNAQDNDTIEWIILDLSSTSVQKVSIEVPLVTLGMNYFFSGSYDGEQCMNGQRFNINVTYGEGLPPSLIADDGSSQTPALSPESGGDDVESPPTKSFASIFDHPVNNGDVTATIDDSKSRASIVTCNVMHIVLLLLVMIYSGLLGF from the exons ATGGGACAAACAAGTCAAAAGTTTGGCAACAATCTTCAAATCTCTCATCATCATTTTAGTGTTTTTTTGCTGCTGTCTTTCATTTCATGGTTTGGATCGACCGAAGCATACCAGAATTACACGGTCGGAGACTCTTTGGGTTGGTATGACAAACTTCTCAAGCCCACCGTCGATTACCAGAAATGGGTCGCCGGCAAGAACTTCAGCCTCGGTGATTTTCTCA TATTCAACACCGATAACAACCGTTCAGTCATTCAAACATTCAACTTGACAACTTACCAGTATTGCGATTATAACAATGCGCAAGATAATGACACAATAGAATGGATTATCCTCGATCTCTCATCCACGTCCGTCCAAAAGGTGTCCATTGAAGTTCCTTTAGTCACACTTGGCATGAACTACTTCTTTTCCGGAAGCTATGACGGTGAGCAATGCATGAATGGTCAACGATTCAATATAAATGTTACTTATGGTGAAGGTCTCCCCCCAAGCCTAATAGCTGATGATGGTTCATCTCAAACACCAGCTTTGAGTCCTGAATCCGGTGGTGATGATGTTGAATCGCCTCCTACTAAGTCATTTGCATCGATTTTTGACCATCCCGTTAACAACGGCGATGTCACAGCCACAATTGATGACTCGAAATCAAGAGCTTCAATAGTCACTTGCAATGTAATGCATATAGTCTTGCTATTGTTAGTGATGATTTACTCGGGTTTGTTAGGTTTTTGA
- the LOC124920283 gene encoding stomatal closure-related actin-binding protein 1-like isoform X1, with protein sequence MTRIDRVLGDSIKKNVLSPVSADVIFASSRFPTYKVGANNQIVEVNDGQKILAMKEAVARDSAQILEQQKRLSVRDLANNFSKGLAAAAKLSEEGRLREAVPVEKHALVKKLRDALESLRSRVSVTNKDDIEEAISMVEALAVQLTEREGEIILEKAEVKKLTDFFKKASEDAKKLVDEERSIARAEIENARAAVQRVEEALQEHEQLSRASGNQDPEELMKEVQEARRIKMLHQPSKVMDMEHELQALRTQLAEKSKQSLKLQKELAITKRVEEYMVEFYELDGLEALGSCLRVQACSSTAPELSSCTIQWYRLTTEGGKKELISGATKPVYAPEPFDVGRILQVEVILDQQLVTLTTTSPIDPVPGLGNYVEALVRRHDTEFNVVVIQMNGTNHLSQAIHILIVGKMRMKLCRGKETVAKEFYSTSMQVCGIRGGGNAAAQALFWQAKEGFSFVLAFESERERNAAIMLARRFAYDCNIMLGGPEDRTPSRCDYNLDKNSSS encoded by the exons ATGACGAGGATAGACCGAGTTCTAGGTGATTCTATTAAGAAGAATGTGCTCTCTCCCGTCTCTGCTGATGTAATATTTGCGTCTAGTCGTTTTCCGACTTACAAAGTTGGAGCTAACAATCAGATTGTGGAAGTGAATGATGGTCAGAAGATATTGGCAATGAAGGAAGCTGTTGCACGTGATTCAGCTCAGATCCTTGAGCAGCAGAAGCGTCTCTCGGTTCGTGACCTTGCCAATAATTTTTCGAAAGGTTTGGCTGCTGCAGCTAAGTTGTCTGAAGAG GGTAGACTTAGGGAGGCAGTTCCAGTGGAGAAACACGCGCTTGTGAAAAAGCTCAGAGATGCGTTGGAATCACTTAGAAGTCGTGTGTCTGTTACTAACAAGGATGATATAGAGGAAGCTATTTCTATG GTTGAAGCGTTGGCAGTTCAGCTCACTGAAAGGGAAGGTGAGATAATTCTAGAGAAGGCAGAGGTGAAGAAGCTCACAGATTTCTTCAAGAAG GCTTCAGAAGATGCTAAGAAACTTGTTGACGAAGAGAGATCTATTGCTCGGGCAGAAATTGAGAATGCCAGAGCTGCTGTTCAGAGAGTGGAAGAAGCTCTTCAGGAACATGAACAATTATCGCGTGCTTCTGGCAATCAG GATCCGGAAGAACTAATGAAGGAAGTTCAGGAGGCTAGACGTATTAAAATGCTGCATCAACCCAGCAAG GTTATGGACATGGAACATGAGCTTCAAGCACTGAGAACTCAGCTTGCCGAGAAATCTAAACAATCGCTCAAGCTTCAGAAAGAG CTTGCAATAACTAAGAGGGTAGAGGAATACATGGTGGAGTTTTACGAACTTGATGGTCTTGAGGCTCTAGGTTCATGTTTGAGGGTCCAAGCTTGCTCTAGTACTGCTCCTGAACTTTCTAGTTGTACGATCCAGTGGTACCGTCTAACAACTGAGGGTGGCAAAAAAGAGCTTATCTCAG GAGCCACTAAACCAGTGTATGCTCCAGAGCCATTTGATGTAGGTCGAATCCTGCAAGTTGAAGTGATTTTGGATCAACAACTCGTCACATTAACCACCACCAGTCCCATTGATCCTG TTCCAGGATTGGGAAACTATGTTGAAGCATTGGTGCGAAGACATGACACCGAATTCAATGTAGTGGTGATACAGATGAATGGTACGAATCACCTTTCCCAAGCTATCCACATTCTCATTGTGGGAAAGATGAGGATGAAATTGTGTAGAGGCAAGGAAACTGTTGCCAAGGAATTCTACTCCACTTCAATGCAG GTGTGCGGGATAAGGGGTGGTGGGAATGCTGCAGCTCAGGCTCTGTTTTGGCAAGCCAAAGAAGGGTTTTCATTCGTTTTAGCATTTGAATCAGAAAGGGAAAGAAATGCAGCCATTATGCTTGCAAGGCGGTTTGCCTACGACTGTAAC ATAATGCTCGGGGGTCCAGAAGATAGAACTCCCTCTAG GTGTGATTACAACCTGGATAAGAATAGCTCGAGCTAG
- the LOC124912047 gene encoding uncharacterized protein LOC124912047 codes for MEEGNEHTRKSKRKKSINLRKLLIGEEVEVRNVEDGFLGSWNSGRVISYEFQARRIEYDHIMCDDDSTKKLIERVKVTPAIEGSCFALRSSNNYRGLIRPLPPHFDFDLWKLQYGQCVDVYYMDAYWEGVIFDHNDGLEERLIIFPDIGDEMLMRISNIRISQDWDETSGDWKPREKWLFLELVKEFSKEWPLHVSLKEIWYGVRAKKRFMNLKEWTSTMRDTWKEVMLEVIHDYQSLALKHVLQILDNDLPLEIQSKSKALALVSCDGSNHSIERKDNIWSIAGADIVPFHRYDLDAVYKYCQLSSKGRGNHSGDLKVRVRQHLASLGWKIEFLRDGGKSVNKMRYTSPEGEVFMSLVLVCKTLLRPVSKKGVINEEVIYEPEYNHEALLEYVSIGAQHKKGDHSWYRKSNVKDIQLKVRKHLSFLGWKFSYFIKGGKRELRYCSPKGRIYISLIAICKECMNEGRSFSKVSPSNMLCINEETTQSSQSIKSLEENDSRHLISKRVRHENPTTSSCSNPQTILSWLIDNNVVLPMTKVYYISRKDQSQLAEGRITREGINCVCCAQVFTLTKFEAHAGSTSHRPAANIFLDDGRSILKCQSQLRKRNKIKSLMTKSEETRDDISSDNINDYICSKCHIGGELILCDKCPSSYHISCLGLKDVPDGDWFCPSCCCGFCGKIKFLEDANEVKNDSFLSCDQCQHKCMISNLNKRLFILYLSMYHMECLKEMVGVNPGNVPMKSCFCSKRCEEIFSELESRLGKCIPVGENLTWTLWKGVCSNDGPDDKEVESYSKLNVALNVMHECFEPVKDSGTRRDIVEDVIFCRRSELNRLNFEGFFTVILEKDDELVSVANIRIHGEKVAEMPLVATRFQYRRSGMCRILINELEKMLIKLGIQRIVLPAVSSVVNTWKNAFGFSEMTKWEKLMFLNHTFLDFQGTIMCQKMLRNESLLQIQLFPTSENEIEAYKVISESNENELINVSKMDGSKGVSHQDVFSKDVSVVANAELGVHKYQFDGFVKFYKRRCKFGDPKATRVFQKQVDPQTIPSLAQGHWNRPSTVLPCRSPIIVSVERKRRSSA; via the exons ATGGAAGAAGGTAATGAACATACAAGAAAAAGCAAGCGCAAAAAGTCTATTAATCTTCGAAAGCTGCTTATTGGTGAAGAAGTTGAG GTAAGGAATGTTGAAGATGGATTTTTAGGCTCTTGGAATAGTGGAAGAGTAATTTCTTATGAATTTCAAGCAAGAAGAATAGAATATGACCATATTATGTGTGACGATGATTCCACAAAGAAATTGATTGAGCGTGTGAAAGTTACTCCAGCTATCGAAGGAAGTTGTTTTGCTCTACGATCTTCAAACAACTATAGAGGTTTGATAAGGCCATTGCCTcctcattttgattttgatttgtgGAAGTTACAATATGGACAATGTGTTGATGTTTATTACATGGATGCATATTGGGAAGGTGTGATATTCGATCACAATGATGGTTTAGAAGAGCGATTAATAATATTTCCAGATATCGGTGATGAAATGTTGATGAGAATTTCCAATATACGAATATCTCAGGATTGGGATGAGACTAGTGGGGATTGGAAACCACGCGAAAAATGGTTATTTCTTGAGTTAGTTAAGGAATTCAGTAAAGAATGGCCTTTACATGTTTCATTGAAGGAAATATGGTATGGAGTTCGAGCGAAAAAGAGATTTATGAATCTTAAGGAATGGACATCGACTATGAGGGATACTTGGAAAGAAGTAATGTTGGAAGTTATTCATGATTATCAATCCCTTGCTTTGAAACATGTCCTCCAGATACTCGATAATGATCTCCCATTAGAAATTCAATCGAAGTCTAAAGCACTTGCATTAGTAAGTTGTGACGGTTCAAATCATTCTatagaaagaaaagataacATATGGTCTATTGCAGGAGCTGACATTGTTCCATTTCATCGGTATGACTTGGATGCAGTGTATAAATACTGTCAATTATCTAGTAAAGGTAGAGGAAACCACTCGGGCGATTTAAAAGTTAGAGTTAGACAACATTTAGCTTCACTTGGATGGAAGATCGAGTTTCTAAGAGATGGAGGAAAAAGCGTGAATAAAATGCGTTATACTTCCCCCGAAGGGGAAGTTTTCATGTCACTTGTTCTTGTTTGTAAGACTCTGCTTCGACCCGTATCAAAAAAAGGTGTGATTAATGAAGAAGTCATTTATGAACCTGAATATAATCATGAAGCATTGTTGGAGTATGTTTCTATTGGAGCTCAACATAAGAAAGGTGATCATTCTTGGTATAGAAAATCTAATGTTAAAGATATTCAATTGAAAGTTCGAAAGCATTTATCTTTTCTTGGATGGAAATTCTCGTATTTTATTAAAGGAGGCAAAAGAGAATTGCGATATTGCTCACCCAAAGGGAGGATATATATTTCCCTTATAGCAATATGCAAGGAATGTATGAATGAAGGAAGAAGCTTTTCTAAGGTTAGTCCTTCTAACATGTTGTGTATAAATGAGGAAACTACACAATCTTCACAATCGATAAAGTCATTAGAAGAAAATGATTCTAGACATTTGATTAGTAAAAGGGTTAGACACGAAAATCCCACCACTTCTTCATGTTCGAATCCTCAAACTATATTGTCTTGGTTAATAGACAATAATGTGGTGTTGCCTATGACTAAAGTGTATTATATTTCGAGAAAGGATCAAAGTCAGTTAGCTGAAGGAAGGATTACACGAGAGGGAATAAATTGTGTTTGTTGTGCACAAGTTTTTACGCTAACTAAATTTGAGGCTCACGCTGGCAGCACTAGTCATAGGCCTGCTGCCAATATATTTCTAGACGATGGAAGATCTATTTTAAAGTGTCAATCACAATTGAGAAAACGCAATAAAATAAAGAGTTTGATGACAAAATCTGAAGAGACAAGGGATGATATTTCAAGtgataatataaatgattatatatgcTCTAAATGTCACATTGGTGGTGAGTTAATTTTGTGCGATAAATGTCCATCCTCGTATCATATCAGTTGCCTTGGTCTTAAG GATGTTCCTGATGGCGACTGGTTTTGTCCATCATGTTGTTGTGGATTTTGCGGGAAAATCAAGTTTTTAGAAGATGCTAATGAAGTGAAAAATGATAGTTTTCTCTCTTGTGATCAATGCCAACATAAGTGTATGATATCTAACCTTAACAAGAGACtatttatattgtatttatCAATGT atCATATGGAGTGCTTGAAGGAAATGGTTGGTGTAAATCCTGGAAATGTCCCAATGAAAAGTTGTTTTTGCAGTAAAAGATGTGAAGAG ATATTTTCGGAACTTGAATCACGTTTGGGAAAATGTATTCCAGTCGGTGAAAATTTAACATGGACATTATGGAAAGGTGTTTGTTCTAATGATGGTCCTGATGATAAGGAAGTTGAGAGTTACAGCAAGTTGAATGTTGCACTTAATGTGATGCATGAGTGTTTTGAGCCCGTCAAAGACTCTGGAACTAGAAGAGATATTGTTGAAGATGTCATTTTCTGTCGAAG ATCTGAGTTGAATCGATTGAACTTCGAAGGATTCTTTACAGTGATTTTGGAAAAAGACGATGAATTAGTTTCAGTTGCTAACATTAG GATTCATGGAGAGAAAGTTGCAGAAATGCCCCTTGTAGCCACAAGATTTCAGTATCGCAGATCAGGAATGTGTCGCATCTTAATTAATGAACTTGAAAAG atgttaataaaattaggtATACAAAGAATTGTATTACCCGCAGTTTCAAGTGTAGTCAACACCTGGAAAAACGCATTTGGATTTTCTGAAATGACAAAATGGGAAAAGTTAATGTTCTTGAATCACACCTTTCTAGATTTCCAAGGCACTATCATGTGTCAAAAGATGTTGCGAAATGAGTCCTTGCTCCAAATACAATTGTTCCCCACATCAG aaaacgagatAGAAGCTTACAAAGTAATCTCTGAAAGCAATG AGAATGAATTGATTAATGTTTCTAAAATGGATGGCAGTAAAGGCGTTTCTCACCAAGATGTATTTAGTAAGGATGTCTCAGTTGTTGCAAATGCAGAATTGGGGGTGCACAAGTATCAATTTGATGGTTTCGTCAAGTTTTACAAACGAAGATGTAAGTTTGGTGATCCGAAGGCCACACGAG tttttcaaaaacaagttGATCCTCAAACCATCCCTAGTCTTGCGCAGGGACATTGGAACCGGCCTTCTACAGTTCTACCCTGTCGATCTCCTATCATCGTATCCGTTGAGAGAAAGAGACGATCATCCGCTTAA
- the LOC124920283 gene encoding stomatal closure-related actin-binding protein 1-like isoform X2, which translates to MTRIDRVLGDSIKKNVLSPVSADVIFASSRFPTYKVGANNQIVEVNDGQKILAMKEAVARDSAQILEQQKRLSVRDLANNFSKGLAAAAKLSEEGRLREAVPVEKHALVKKLRDALESLRSRVSVTNKDDIEEAISMVEALAVQLTEREGEIILEKAEVKKLTDFFKKASEDAKKLVDEERSIARAEIENARAAVQRVEEALQEHEQLSRASGNQDPEELMKEVQEARRIKMLHQPSKVMDMEHELQALRTQLAEKSKQSLKLQKELAITKRVEEYMVEFYELDGLEALGSCLRVQACSSTAPELSSCTIQWYRLTTEGGKKELISGATKPVYAPEPFDVGRILQVEVILDQQLVTLTTTSPIDPVPGLGNYVEALVRRHDTEFNVVVIQMNGTNHLSQAIHILIVGKMRMKLCRGKETVAKEFYSTSMQVCGIRGGGNAAAQALFWQAKEGFSFVLAFESERERNAAIMLARRFAYDCNIMLGGPEDRTPSR; encoded by the exons ATGACGAGGATAGACCGAGTTCTAGGTGATTCTATTAAGAAGAATGTGCTCTCTCCCGTCTCTGCTGATGTAATATTTGCGTCTAGTCGTTTTCCGACTTACAAAGTTGGAGCTAACAATCAGATTGTGGAAGTGAATGATGGTCAGAAGATATTGGCAATGAAGGAAGCTGTTGCACGTGATTCAGCTCAGATCCTTGAGCAGCAGAAGCGTCTCTCGGTTCGTGACCTTGCCAATAATTTTTCGAAAGGTTTGGCTGCTGCAGCTAAGTTGTCTGAAGAG GGTAGACTTAGGGAGGCAGTTCCAGTGGAGAAACACGCGCTTGTGAAAAAGCTCAGAGATGCGTTGGAATCACTTAGAAGTCGTGTGTCTGTTACTAACAAGGATGATATAGAGGAAGCTATTTCTATG GTTGAAGCGTTGGCAGTTCAGCTCACTGAAAGGGAAGGTGAGATAATTCTAGAGAAGGCAGAGGTGAAGAAGCTCACAGATTTCTTCAAGAAG GCTTCAGAAGATGCTAAGAAACTTGTTGACGAAGAGAGATCTATTGCTCGGGCAGAAATTGAGAATGCCAGAGCTGCTGTTCAGAGAGTGGAAGAAGCTCTTCAGGAACATGAACAATTATCGCGTGCTTCTGGCAATCAG GATCCGGAAGAACTAATGAAGGAAGTTCAGGAGGCTAGACGTATTAAAATGCTGCATCAACCCAGCAAG GTTATGGACATGGAACATGAGCTTCAAGCACTGAGAACTCAGCTTGCCGAGAAATCTAAACAATCGCTCAAGCTTCAGAAAGAG CTTGCAATAACTAAGAGGGTAGAGGAATACATGGTGGAGTTTTACGAACTTGATGGTCTTGAGGCTCTAGGTTCATGTTTGAGGGTCCAAGCTTGCTCTAGTACTGCTCCTGAACTTTCTAGTTGTACGATCCAGTGGTACCGTCTAACAACTGAGGGTGGCAAAAAAGAGCTTATCTCAG GAGCCACTAAACCAGTGTATGCTCCAGAGCCATTTGATGTAGGTCGAATCCTGCAAGTTGAAGTGATTTTGGATCAACAACTCGTCACATTAACCACCACCAGTCCCATTGATCCTG TTCCAGGATTGGGAAACTATGTTGAAGCATTGGTGCGAAGACATGACACCGAATTCAATGTAGTGGTGATACAGATGAATGGTACGAATCACCTTTCCCAAGCTATCCACATTCTCATTGTGGGAAAGATGAGGATGAAATTGTGTAGAGGCAAGGAAACTGTTGCCAAGGAATTCTACTCCACTTCAATGCAG GTGTGCGGGATAAGGGGTGGTGGGAATGCTGCAGCTCAGGCTCTGTTTTGGCAAGCCAAAGAAGGGTTTTCATTCGTTTTAGCATTTGAATCAGAAAGGGAAAGAAATGCAGCCATTATGCTTGCAAGGCGGTTTGCCTACGACTGTAAC ATAATGCTCGGGGGTCCAGAAGATAGAACTCCCTCTAGGTAA
- the LOC124920284 gene encoding hydroxymethylglutaryl-CoA lyase, mitochondrial-like — protein MSSIEEPLGLDKLQNLTTIDRFRRFSSSACGHRGEDMGMGNYWIEGRNCSSSNNCEEEFEKYDGGRLSWKRKTISPVYGILRDSWHSHDQPYTSYRKGKAATDTNSSFFRGIPKYVKIVEVGPRDGLQNEKNIVPAEVKVELIHRLVASGLSVVEATSFVSPKWVPQLADGKDVMKGVRHLENVRLPVLVPNIKGFEAAIASGVKELAVFASATESFSMSNINCTIEDSLNRYRAVTEAAKKHSIPVRGYVSCVVGCPVEGATAPSKVAYVAKELYDMGCFEISLGDTIGVGTPGTVIPMLEAVMAVIPVDKLAVHFHDTYGQSLSNILVSLQMGIGVVDSSISGLGGCPYAKGASGNVATEDVVYMLHGLGLKTNVDLGKLLSAGEFINNYLGRPSGSKTAIALSRLNASKI, from the exons ATGTCAAGCATAGAAGAGCCACTTGGTCTGGACAAATTGCAAAACCTAACTACCATTGATCGATTTCGGAGGTTCTCATCCAGTGCTTGTGGGCATAGAGGAGAGGATATGGGAATGGGAAATTATTGGATTGAAGGGAGAAATTGCAGCTCTTCCAACAACTGTGA AGAagagtttgaaaaatatgatgGAGGGAGATTATcatggaaaagaaaaacaattagtCCGGTTTATGGAATTTTGCGTGATTCCTGGCATTCGCATGATCAGCCATATACCTCTTATCGCAAAGGCAAAGCTGCAACAGACACGAATAGCAGT TTCTTCAGAGGAATTCCAAAATATGTGAAAATAGTTGAAGTTGGTCCCAGGGATGGATTACAAAATGAGAAGAATATTGTACCTGCAGAAGTGAAGGTAGAATTGATTCATAGGCTTGTTGCTTCTGGATTGTCTGTTGTCGAGGCCACCAGTTTTGTCTCGCCAAAGTGGGTTCCTCAg CTTGCAGATGGGAAGGACGTGATGAAAGGTGTAAGGCATTTAGAGAATGTTAGGCTGCCTGTATTGGTACCTAATATAAAA GGCTTTGAAGCAGCAATTGCCTCTGGGGTGAAAGAACTAGCTGTTTTTGCATCTGCCACTGAATCGTTCTCAATGTCAAATATTAACTGTACTATTGAAGACAGTCTTAACCGTTACCGTGCTGTTACTGAGGCTGCCAAAAAACACTCAATACCAGTTCGTGG GTATGTGTCCTGTGTGGTTGGCTGTCCAGTGGAGGGAGCAACTGCTCCTTCAAAAGTGGCATATGTAGCAAAGGAACTTTATGATATGGGCTGCTTTGAAATCTCCCTTGGTGATACAATAGGAGTTGGAACACCTG GCACTGTTATTCCGATGCTAGAAGCTGTAATGGCTGTCATTCCTGTCGACAAACTTGCTGTCCATTTTCATGACACTTATGGGCAGTCACTTTCCAATATCTTGGTGTCACTACAA ATGGGGATTGGTGTAGTGGATTCATCGATTAGTGGTCTAGGCGGCTGTCCATATGCAAAGGGAGCTTCTGGTAATGTAGCCACAGAAGATGTTGTATACATGCTCCATGGGCTCGGTTTGAAGACTAACGTTGACTTAGGAAAGCTCTTATCAGCTGGGGAATTCATCAATAACTACTTGGGCCGCCCATCTGGTTCCAAGACAGCCATTGCCTTGAGCCGGTTGAATGCTTCAAAGATATGA